Within Acidimicrobiales bacterium, the genomic segment GCGGAACGCCCGCCACGCTTCGGCGCGTTCGGCCACCGGGCCGATCGGATCTGGCGACACGAGGCAGACACCGCCATAGACCGCGTGGGCTACGACCGTCTCGCCCCAGAAGAAGAACTGCTTGTCGGGGCGCAGGGCGAAATAGTCGAGCGTCCCGCTGCCATGGCGAGCGACGACGGCGCGTGCGCGGGTCAGGTCGTCGGTCGAGACGAGCATGACCGAACTGGAAGCCTCATCGAATGACGGGGCTGGGGCGGTCGCTACGGTGGCCCGTACGGCTTGGCGGCGTTCCACGACCGGCCGGAAAAGGACGACCACGAAGGCCACCGCCAGCCCTGCCGCGGCGGTGGCCATGGTTGGCGAAAAGAACATGTCGACGCGGTGGGGGAGACGCACATTGGACACGCCCCCCATACGCTCGACCGAAGCCTCCAGCGCGCGGGACCACGAAAGCGCGTGCGCCCCTCGCATCGACTTGTTGAACCATGTGCTGAGTTCGAGCGCCCACGAACCGGTGAGCACGGTCAACACCGCCGCTCCGAGAACTCTGAGCAGACCGGAGCCCACCCGCTCGACGTCGGTCTTCGCCTGGAAGGAGGACCGGTAGACCCAGAGAAAACTCGCGGCTGCGACGGCTATGAGCGATTCCTCCACGTCCACGCCCTTGATCACGTGCAGAAGCGCGACAACGAGGAGGAGGACCTGGCACACGAACCACGCTCGTCTTTGTCCTCTTCGAATCCCCCGGGCCAAGACGATCAGTCCGACCCCGCCGAGCGCGACCAGAGCCGAAGCGGTCTCGGGGATGGCGGTCGGGAACAGCTCCCGCAGGACGTCCAAGCGGCCGCGCAGCGGCTCCGACAGAGCGGAGAGGAGGGACAGGAGTCCTGCGGCGAACACTGCGAGCGCCGCCAGGCGCCGGACCCTGCGATCGCGCGACACGACGCTCGGGCGGCGAGGCCACTCGGCACCCTGCGGCCAGCTCGCCGCGACCTCTGCTCGCATGTCCCCCTGCGTCGGAGCGACCAACCGCTCGGCCATCAGACGTTCGACGATCGTGGCGCCGGGCAGGTCCTGCCGTCCGTGCAGCAGGCGGACGTGCACGTCATTGCCGGCCTCCAACTCGACCCACGCCAGCTGCCGGTGCGCCAGGAAGACGCTCGGAAGCCCCAAGCCCGGCACCCGAGTCGGATACTCGCTGACCACCTCCGTGCCGCACCCCGCGTTGGCGTAGAAGCCGTCCCCGAGATGGGCCAGCTCCGGCCGGCAGGTGTGCCCGGTGATCAGGCCGGCGTAGCCGTCGGTCACCAGCTGCCTGGCAAGGCAGCGGGCGGGCTCGTTCGGATCGCGCCCGCCGTCATCGAGCGCCAGCGCCGACAGAGCGAGACCGGTGCGGCGGAGGGCCGCCGCGGCGAGCAGGAACAACAAGGCCAGCTCGACGACGGTCGCGAACACGGCCAGGCCCACCCGGGATGTCGCCCCGACGTGGCGGGCGGAGCGAAGCGCGAACGCCGGCAACCGCAGCGCGAGTGCAACGATCACCGGGACCAACAACAGCCACGCGGAGCGGCCCAGCCGCCGGTACACCAGCCGCGATCCGATGAAACGCGAAAGCGCCGCAGGCTCGTCCAGGTCCTCCATCCCCGAAAGCCATTTCGCCTGGCGGGCCCCCGACTGCCGCCGGCGCATCGCGGGCATCACCTCCTCGCGAACGTGCTGCGCGAAGGGGGTTTCCCGGGGGTTGCGCGGATCGGCGCACCGGGTCAGCGGATCGAGGGTCTGGCCTGGTTCGACCCGCACCTTTCGCTCGCCGGCCCCGGTCGACAGGGTCAGCTCGACCGACAGAGCCACGTCGGCTCCGAGAAGCTGCCGGACGTCGTGCTGGCATTTCTCGGACCACGCGAGCCTCGAATCCCGGTCACCCGGCAGGATCACGACCCGGCGGTTCGATCCCGCCGCGTAAGTCGCAATGTCCACCGCCAGGCGGCCGTGGGCGGCGAGAGCCTGGGACGGGTCGACGTTGGAGTCGAACAGGTTGCCCGCGAAGATCAACACGCCAGGCCCCGTCGCTGCTTCCACCGCGGAGGCGACCTCATTGACCGCCAGGACGTCCGCAGGGCGCGAGTCGCTGCTCAGGTGCAGGTCGGCCACAACCATGACCCGCCCCCCGACAGGGACCTCCAGCTGGAGCTCGTCGGGGATCTCGTTGTTGTCGGCCAAGTCGGCGCACGACGCTACTACGCGAGGACCGGTCGCACCCCGCTACCGTCCCTGACCGTGGCAGCACGGGTACCCGCCGCATACGAGCTGGTGGAGGGAGCAAGGCGCCTCGGCCCGCTGCCCTACTCCGCCCTCGGACCGACGGCCGAACCGCCGATGCCTCCCCCGGTGGACCTTGCCGCATGGACCGCTACTGCGCTGGATGAAATATGGGACGGTGAAGGAAGCCCTGATCCATTCACCTACGTCGACGTCGGCGCCGGCGACGGGACCCGGGCCAGGGAACTGCTACGGCTGGGTCCGGAATGCCTGAGCGCCCTCCGCGTCGTCCTGGTCGAGGAGGATTCGTCCCTACGGGAGCGCCAAGCCGAGAACCTGTCCATCGAGGCGCCGGCCCTCACCCTCGGGCCGGTCACCCCCTCCGACGACCCCGACGAGGGCTCCCGGCCGCTGCCAGGCGTCGGTCCACTGGTCACCTCGCTGACCGATCTGCCGGTTCTCGCGACTGCATCGGTCGCGGTCGTGATCGGATTCGGGTGGCTGAGCCGGCAGCCGGCCGACCGCTACATGTGGCAAGACGGGACCTGGTGGGAGGTCCGGCTGGGAGCTCTGGGCGACGACGGGGACGTCCTCACAGAGATGAGCCTGCCGCTCGACGAGGCCCGGGCGGCGACGATGGACGCGGTCGTGTCGGGCCACGTGGACCAGGCTCGCTACGCATCCCCGGTCGGGGCGGTTGCATGGCTGAAGAGCGCGCTCGCCACCGCTGAAACGGGGTGGCTCCTGGCAGTCGACAGGTGGACCGCCAAGACCGAACCCATCCACGGACAGGCTCGTGCCATCGCGCTCGACCAGCTCGCAGCGGTGCGCCGGCCGGCTTCCGGGCCGGTACCGGCTGCAGAATCCCTCGAAGTCGTCCGGTGGCGGTTAGGTTGACCCGTCGATGGCGGGGACCTTCGACAACTGGAGGTGGCGGGAGGAGAGGATCGACGGCGGGCGTGCGGTCGTTTTCGATCTCGACGGGGTGCTTTCGGACGCGGCGAGCCGTCAGCACTACCTCGAGCGGCCGGCACGGGACTGGGACGCGTTCTTCGAGGCCTGCGGCGACGACCCGCTCATTGAGGAGATCGCGCGCCTTCTGGAACTTCTCGACTCCTCGTTGGCGATCGTCCTGCTTACCGGCCGCCCGGTCAGAGTTCAGCGCCAGACCATGGCCTGGCTGAGCCGGTACAAGCTGCGGTGGGACCTGCTTGTCATGCGCGACTTCGGCGACTACCGGGCCGCCCGGGAGTTCAAGAGACGCTCGGTGCACGAGCTGCGTGAAGCCGGGTTCGAGCTCGTCCTGTCCTTCGAGGATGACCGACGCAACGTTGCGATGTTCCGCGACGAAGGGGTTCCCTCCGTGTACATTCACTCGGGCTACTACGACTGAAAACCCTTTTCTTGTCGTTTATTCAGGTTCATGGTCCACCATGATGTGTATATGAGCCGCAACACCCTTAAGACAACGTTCCTTCTCACGTTCCTTGCGGCCTTGTTCGTCGGGATCGGTGCGCTTCTCGGCGGGCGGGGCGGTCTGATCATCGGGCTCGTCATCGCCCTGTTGTTCACGGGCGGTTCCTACTGGTTTTCGGACTCCATCGCGATCCGGGCCGCACGGGCCGTCCCGGTGTCGGAGGAGCAGATGCCCGACTACTACGCGGTCGTACGCGACCTGACTACGCGGGCCGGCCTGCCGATGCCGCGCCTCTACGTCACCCCCGACGCCCAGCCCAACGCTTTCGCGACCGGTCGCAACCCGGCGCATTCGGCGGTGGCGGTAACCCAGGGCATCCTGCAGATCTGCACGTGGGACGAGCTGCGCGGCGTACTCGCGCACGAGATCTCCCACGTGGGAAACCGCGACATTCTCATCTCCTCCGTGGCCGCGACGATTGCCATGGCTATCACTCTGCTGTCCCGCATAGCGGCCTGGGGCGGTCTGTTCTTCGGTGGTGGCCGCGACGGCGATGGCGAGAACATCCTCGAACTGCTCGCGCTGCTGATCCTCGCTCCACTCGCCGCAACGATGCTGAATCTGGCCCTCTCGCGAAGCAGAGAGTTCGAAGCAGACCGCTCGGGCGCCAGGCTCATCGGAGACGGAGATCCGCTGGCCCGCGCCCTCAGCAAGCTCGAGGCCGCGTCGAAACAGATACCGATGCCGCAGGTTCGTCGCGAAATGGCCCCGCTCTACATCGTGAGCCCTCTTGCCGGGATGAACATCTCCTTCAAGAACCTTTTCTCCGACCATCCGCCGACCGACGAGCGAATCCGCCGCCTCCGCTCGAGGGAGTGGGCCCGCTAGTCCCGGAAGTTCTCGAACTGGAGCGGGAGACCGAAGTCTTCTTCGCGAAGTCCGGCGATAACCGTTTGCAGGTCGTCTCGCTTTTTTCCGCTGACCCGAACCTGGTCTCCTTGGGTCTGGGAGGAAACGCCTTTCGGGCCCTTGTCCTTGATCCACCGGTTGATCGCCTTGGTGTTGTCAGCTGAAAGGCCGGCCTTCAAAGTGATCGTCTGGCGTGCGGTCCCTTTGGCGGCTTCCTCGACCTTGCCGTGCTCGAGCGCCTTCAACGAGACCTTCCGCTTCACCAGCTTCTCCTCCAAGACCTGGACGACCGCCTTCAGCCGGTCCTCGGTAGCCGAGTGAAGGCGAAGCTCGCTTTCATGAAGTTCGACCGACGAATCGGTGCCTTTGAAGTCGAAGCGGGTCGATAGCTCCCGCTGGGCCTGGTCGACCGCATTTCGCACTTCCTGCATGTCAACCTGGGACACGATGTCAAAGGTAGGCATTCATCCTCCAAAACTCGCCCGCGTTCATGATCCAGCCACGGGACGCCCGTCGACTTGGGAATCGATCGTAATGACTGGAACCTCGAGATCATGGACGCGGGCGAGTTCGTGGAGGATGGCGTAAAGCTAGTGCGGCCGCCTAGGTTCCCGTAGGCGTGGACCTGCTGCCGCCGCTAACTCGCACGACGTCGTCGGGTGCTGCGCCTGCGCTCACCGTCGCCGGCCGCTCGCTGCGGATGGAGGAGCTGGCGGGCGCCGCAGGTGCCGTCGCGCGTCGGATTAGCGGCATGCCGATCGTCGCGATCGAAGCGGTACCCACGGTCGAGACGGTCGTGGCCGTCGTGGGTGCCCTTGCAGCCGGCGTCCCGGTCGTCCCTTTACCCCCTGACGCGGGGCCGCTCGAGCGCAGACACATCCTCGACGATTCGTCCGCGGACCTCCTGCCTTTGGAGGTCGACGTCACGGAACGGGCCGACCTACCCGGCACGTCGCTTCCGCCCGACCGTCTGGCGATGGTCGTGTACACCAGCGGAACCACAGGCATGCCCAAAGGGGTGATGCTCAGCGCGGGTGCGATAGGGAAGTGTCTGGATTCGCTCGCTGAAGCCTGGGAGTGGACCGAGGACGATGTGCTGGTTCACGGATTGCCGCTCTTCCACGTCCACGGCCTGATCCTCGGCGTCCTCGGACCGCTGCGGATGGGGAGTCCGCTCGTCCATACGGGTAGACCCACGCCGGACGCGTACGCGAAGGCCGGGGGATCTATGTACTTCGGGGTGCCGACTGTCTGGTCGAGGGTGGCGGCTGATCGTGCAGCGGCACGAGCGCTTCGGCGAGCGCGTTTGCTGGTGTCCGGCAGCGCCGGCCTGCCTGTACCGGTATTCGACCGACTCGCTTCGCTAACCGGTCAGGGGCCGATCGAACGGTACGGGATGACCGAAACGCTCATAACCGTGAGCGGTCGCGCTTCGGGCGAACGCCGCCCAGGCTGGGTGGGGACGCCACTTGCTGGGGTGCGGACCCGGTTGGTGGACGAGGAAGGCTGCGAAGTTGAGTTCGACGGTGACCGCGTCGGGTTGTTAGAGGTATCAACCCCAACGGTCATGTCGGGCTACCGGAACCTGCGCGCGGAGACCGAAATGATCACTACGCCCGACGGGTGGATCCGCACCGGCGACGCGGCGTGCGTCGATCCAGAAGGGTGGCATCGGATCGTCGGGCGGGCGTCGACCGACCTCATCAAGAGTGGGGGATATCGGATCGGGGCCGGCGAGGTCGAGGCGGCGCTTCTCGCGCACGGCAGTGTTGCGGAGGTCGCAGTTATCGGCGAGCCGGATGACGACCTCGGTCAGGTGGTGGTCGCGTACGTCGTCGCGGAAGGTGTGGGAGAGTCGGATCTGATCGCCTTTGTCGCGGAGAACCTGTCAGTTCACAAGCGGCCGCGACGGGTCGTTTTCGTGGAGTCGCTCCCGCGCAACGCTATGGGAAAGGTACAAAAGGCCAAACTCGCCCGCGCCTAGGTGTTTTCGCCGCGTCGCCTCCCGTTAGCCGGGACCGAAATGCGTGCGCCCGGCGAACCGGTCGACCATCATTTGAACTCCGCGACCGTTATCTAAATCATTCTGTTAGTTCCGTTAGTTCCGTGGGGGGTCTGACATGAGCCGCTTCCAGATTCGACGAGGCCGTTGGGCAGCGGGCGCGCTGGCGCTCGTGCTGTTGGCCGGGGCGTGCGGAAGTAGCAGTAAAAGCTCTTCGAGCACGGGGACCACTGCGCCGCCTGTGACGCCCGGGACGACGAACCCGACCAGTTCCGGGCCAAGCCCCGGGATCACCGGTAACACGATCACGATCGGGCAGATCGCCACAGTGACCGGGCCGGTTCCCGGTTTGTTCCAGGGGGCGTTCAACGGCCTCGACGCTTGGGCCGCCTATGTGAACTCCACCGGAGGGATAGGAGGCAGGACGGTCAAGGTGGTCCAGAAGGACGACGGCCTCGACTGCAACAGCTACACCAACGACCTCAACTCGCTGAGCAACCAGGTGTTCTCCGTGGTCGGAACCTTCACGATCGAGGACACCTGCGGAAAGACGCTGCTCACCTCCAATCCGACCTTCCCCGACATCCAGGGATATCTTCTCGACCCGCACCTCATCTCGCTTCCGAACGCCTTCACCCCCACCCCTCAGCCGCCCGGGTACTTCACCACCGGGGCCATCTGGCTCAAGCAGAAGTTCCCCAGCGCCATTGGTCACAGCGCGGATCTTTATTCGACCCTGGCGAAACTCTCCTACGAGGAGATCTCGGACACTTACAAGTCCGAGGGTTTCAAGTACGTGTACACGAGGGGTACCGGCCCGCTGGAGACCAACTTCACGAGCGACATCCTGCGGATGAAGTCGCTGGGTGTTCGGGTGGTGACCCTCGAGGCTCAGCAGATCGGTTCGATTGCGGCCTTCATCCAGCAGGCCGACCAGCAGGGCTTCCACCCCGACGCCATCGTTGCAGCCCAGGCATACGACGCCGCCCTGTTCAAGACGATCGGTTCCGCCGACGCCAGCAACCTGTACATGCCGCTGGGCTACCCCCTGTACCTGGGCCAGGACCGCTCCACCAACCCTGCGCTGGCGACTTTCCTGGACTGGCTCAACCGAACCCACCCCGGCGCAACGCCCGACCTCTACACGGTGGAAGCCTGGGCCGCTGGGCAGCTTTTCGCTCAGGCAATGAAGTCGCTCGGGGCGAATCCCAGCCGATCCGACCTGATCAACGCGGTTCAACAGGTCCACAATTTCACCGCTGACGGTTTGTTACCCCCGACGGACCCGGGCAGGAAACTGAGCAACGTCTGCATAGTGGTAGCGGGCGTCAAGGGCCATCAGTTCGTCCGCCTAAACCCTGCGGACAAGGGCTACGAGTGCAACGGGACCTACAACAACATTCCCCTGTCGCAGCTCGGGGGCTGATCGCAGCACACCTAACTGGCTAATCGACCTCCGCGGCCGGAGCGACGAACTGGGAGTTGTACAGGCTTGCGTACGCGCCGCCACGCTTAAGCAGCTCGGCGTGCGACCCTTGCTCCACGATCCGGCCGTTCTCCATCACGAGGATCACATCGGCTCCGCGGATCGTTGACAGCCGGTGGGCGATGACGAAGCTGGTCCGGTGCGCCCGCAGACGGTTCATCGCTTCCTGGATCTGGACCTCGGTCCGGGTGTCGACCGAGCTGGTCGCCTCATCGAGGATCAGTATGCACGGGTCGGCGAGAAACGCTCGGGCGATGGTTATCAGCTGCTTCTGGCCGGCGCTGACGTTGTCCGCCTCCTCGTTGATGAGGGTGCTGTAACCGTCAGGCAGGTTATGTACGAAACGGTCGACGTACGTTGCCCGTGCCGCGTCGCGAATCTGGGCGTCCGTTGCTGAAGGGTCGCCGTAGGCGATGTTGTCGCGGATCGTGCCTCCGAACAGCCAGGTGTCCTGGAGGACCATTCCGATCTTGGAACGCAGTTCGGCTCGGGGCATCGAGGTTATGTCCCGCCCGTCGATCGTTATCCGCCCGGAGTCGATCTCGTAGTAGCGCATTATCAGGTTGACGAGAGTGGTCTTGCCGGCGCCGGTATGCCCGACGATGGCCACCGTCTGGCCGGGTTCGGCAACGAGCGACAAGGACTCGATCAGCGGTACGTCGGCGTGGTAGGAGAACGAAACCCTGTCGAACTCGACTCTGCCCCGAACCGGGCCAGCCGGTGCCGGCGGTGCGTCGGCGGACTGCTCGTCGGCATCCAGGAACTCGAACACCCGCTCCAACGAGGCCATGCCGCTCTGGAAGACGTTCATCAGCGACGCGAGCTGTGTGAGCGGCATCGAGAAGGTTCTCGAGTACTGCACGAAAGCCTGAACGTCCCCGACGCTGATGGCCCCCGCAGCCACCCTCAGGCCTCCGACGACCGCCACGATCACGTACTGGACGTTCCCCAGAAAAAGGGTCACGGGCTGCATAACACTAGACATGAACTGGGCGCCGAAGGACGACTCGAACAGCTCCTCGTTCTTCTCGCGAAAGCGTTCCTCGACCTCCGGCTGCCGGCCGAACGACTTCACGATCGCATGTCCGGTGAAGGCTTCTTCGACTATCCCGTTGAGTGCACCGGTGCTTCGCCATTGGGAGATGTAACGGGGCCGAGCCCGCGCAGCGATGGCCCTCATCGTGAACACCGAAACCGGGACCGTCGTCAATGCCACCGCGGCGAGAAGCGGAGAGATCGTGAACATCGCGACCGCGACACCCAGAAGGAGCAACACCGAGTTCAACATCTGGCTGAGGGTTTGCTGAAGGCTTTGCGCAATGTTGTCGATGTCGTTGGTCACCCGGCTGAGGAGGTCGCCGCGCGATCCCCGGTCGATGTAGCTCAGTGGAAGAGCGTGAACCTTGTCTTCGACCGACCGTCGCAACCGCTGCATGAGCCTCTGGACAACACCCGCGAGCGTGTAGGCGGTCACCAGAGAGAACAGGGCCGACCCCACATACAGCAGGAGCGCTTCCCGGAGAACGCCGTCGAGAGAAGAGAAACGGATGTGGTGACGGAAGAACCCGGAGATGATCAGGTCGGTCGCATGCCCCAGCACTCGTGGGCCGAAGACGTTCATCACCACGCCGGCCACCGACGTGACGCCAACGAGAGCCAACTTAGATCGCTCTGCGGCGAGGAGTCCCACCAACCGTCCCACAACAGTCCTGAAGTCGCGCGAACGCTCGGTCGGGACACCCATCGCGTTCCACCGACCCGCGGGCCGGGTTTCCTCGGGGCTTACTCCCTGGAGGTCCCCCTCGCGGTCCTCGACGGTCGTCATGTCCGCTCTCGCTCCCCGAGCTGGGACTGGACGATCTCGGCGTATGTCGGATTGCTTGCGCGCAACTCGGCGTCGGTCCCCATGCCGACGATCTCTCCGTCCTCGAGGACGACGATCCGGTCCGCCGAGACGATCGTGGATACCCGCTGCGCGACGATGAGAACCACGCTGCTTTGTGTGTAGGGCTTCAGTGCGGCCCGGAGGCGGGCATCGGTTGAGAGGTCAAGAGCCGAGAAAGAGTCATCGAACAGGTAGATGTCAGGCTTGCGCACAAGGGCGCGGGCGATCGCCAAGCGCTGCCTTTGGCCTCCCGAAACGTTCGTTCCACCCTGGTCGATCCGCGCGTGGAGACCCCCGGGCATGAGCCGAACGAAGTCCGCAGCCTGGGCGACCTCGAGCGCCTCCCACATCTCGTATTCGGAAGCGTCGGGTTTCCCGTACGCGATGTTGGTTGCAACGGTCCCGGAAAAAAGATACGGGCGTTGCGGGACCAGCCCTATCACCGACCATAGGAACGCGGTGTCGAGATCGCGGACGTCGACGCCCCCGATCCTCACCGAGCCTTCAGTCGCGTCGAACAGGCGCGGCACAAGTTGGAGGAGAGTCGTCTTGCCTGCGCCGGTGCTCCCGACGATCGCGGTCGTCTGGCCCGGCAAGGTAGTGAACGAGACATCCGTAAGGACTGGATGCTCGGCCCCCGGGTAGTGGAACCCGACATGACGGAACTCCACGTCGAGCTCGCCCCGACTCGGCGAGGCCGGTGCTGGAGGCGATTTGACCGTCGGCTCAGTCTGGATCACCTCCTGAATGCGCCCGGCTGAGACCGACGCGCGAGGGACCATCGAAATGACGAACGTGGCCATGACGACCGACATCAGGATCTGGATCAGGTAGGTGAGGTAGGCGACCAGGGACCCAATCTGCATGTGTCCCGCCTGGATCCGTGACGCGCCGATCCATAGAACGGCGACGCTCGAAGCGTTGATGACCAGGTTCACTGTCGGGAACATCGCCGCCATGAGGCGTCCCGCTCGTAACGACGTATCGGTGAGCTCCTGATTGGCGTCTGCGAACCTCGTGCGCTCCAGTGGCTCGCGCACGAACGCCCTGACCACGCGGATCCCCGTGATCTGCTCCCGGAGCACTCGGTTGATCTGGTCGATGCGCTCCTGCATCAGGCGGAACGCCGGCACCATCCGCGAAACGAGTGTGCCCAGGATGGCTGCCGCTATCGGGATACTCACGCCGAGGATCGCCGATAAGCCAAGGTCTTGGCGCAGCGCCGCAATTATGCCGACGACGATCGTGATCGGAGCCGCGATCGCCATGGTGCAGGCCATTACGACGAGTATCTGCACCTGCTGGACGTCGTTGGTGATGCGCGTGATGAGAGACGGGGCGCCGAACGTCCCGACTTCCCTGGCCGAAAAGGCCGTCACCTGGTGGAACAAGGCGCTGCGGATGTCGCGCCCGAAGCTCATCGCCACCTTTGCTCCGAGGTATACCGCCGCGACGGCGAAGACGATCTGGACCAAAGAGAATCCCAGCATCACCACGCCGGTCGACCGGATGTAGGCCTCGTTGTGCCTGAGGATGCCCCGATCGATGATCCTCGCGTTCAAGGTTGGCAGGATCAGGCTCGCGGTCGTCTGGACCGCCTGCAGCAGGAGCATTGCGGCGAGGGTCCGTCGATAGGGGCCCAGGCGCTCGCGGAGAAGGCGGCTCAGCACTTGGGCTGACCCCCGTCCTCGCTGCAACCCAGAAGTTGACGGCGCGTGTGCCGCCACCTGCCCTTTTCGGTCACCCGGCAGAGCCTAACGGCGAAGCCTCACGAGACGGGTTGGTTATCGGTGACGGTAGGCGGTCTCTTTTTTTCCGGGGCTTGCATCCCCGCGGGATCGCTGGCGCGGGCGCAGACGCTGTAATCTCCTAGACCCCTGGGTCGGTGCCCGAGTGGCCAAAGGGAGCAGACTGTAAATCTGCCGGCGTACGCCTACGGCGGTTCAAATCCGTCCCGGCCCACTCCACGAAACGGCGTGTGGGTGGCTACACACCCACACAGCATTGTCGGATGACTACCG encodes:
- a CDS encoding YajQ family cyclic di-GMP-binding protein yields the protein MPTFDIVSQVDMQEVRNAVDQAQRELSTRFDFKGTDSSVELHESELRLHSATEDRLKAVVQVLEEKLVKRKVSLKALEHGKVEEAAKGTARQTITLKAGLSADNTKAINRWIKDKGPKGVSSQTQGDQVRVSGKKRDDLQTVIAGLREEDFGLPLQFENFRD
- a CDS encoding ABC transporter ATP-binding protein — translated: MTTVEDREGDLQGVSPEETRPAGRWNAMGVPTERSRDFRTVVGRLVGLLAAERSKLALVGVTSVAGVVMNVFGPRVLGHATDLIISGFFRHHIRFSSLDGVLREALLLYVGSALFSLVTAYTLAGVVQRLMQRLRRSVEDKVHALPLSYIDRGSRGDLLSRVTNDIDNIAQSLQQTLSQMLNSVLLLLGVAVAMFTISPLLAAVALTTVPVSVFTMRAIAARARPRYISQWRSTGALNGIVEEAFTGHAIVKSFGRQPEVEERFREKNEELFESSFGAQFMSSVMQPVTLFLGNVQYVIVAVVGGLRVAAGAISVGDVQAFVQYSRTFSMPLTQLASLMNVFQSGMASLERVFEFLDADEQSADAPPAPAGPVRGRVEFDRVSFSYHADVPLIESLSLVAEPGQTVAIVGHTGAGKTTLVNLIMRYYEIDSGRITIDGRDITSMPRAELRSKIGMVLQDTWLFGGTIRDNIAYGDPSATDAQIRDAARATYVDRFVHNLPDGYSTLINEEADNVSAGQKQLITIARAFLADPCILILDEATSSVDTRTEVQIQEAMNRLRAHRTSFVIAHRLSTIRGADVILVMENGRIVEQGSHAELLKRGGAYASLYNSQFVAPAAEVD
- a CDS encoding phosphatidylglycerol lysyltransferase domain-containing protein, which translates into the protein MADNNEIPDELQLEVPVGGRVMVVADLHLSSDSRPADVLAVNEVASAVEAATGPGVLIFAGNLFDSNVDPSQALAAHGRLAVDIATYAAGSNRRVVILPGDRDSRLAWSEKCQHDVRQLLGADVALSVELTLSTGAGERKVRVEPGQTLDPLTRCADPRNPRETPFAQHVREEVMPAMRRRQSGARQAKWLSGMEDLDEPAALSRFIGSRLVYRRLGRSAWLLLVPVIVALALRLPAFALRSARHVGATSRVGLAVFATVVELALLFLLAAAALRRTGLALSALALDDGGRDPNEPARCLARQLVTDGYAGLITGHTCRPELAHLGDGFYANAGCGTEVVSEYPTRVPGLGLPSVFLAHRQLAWVELEAGNDVHVRLLHGRQDLPGATIVERLMAERLVAPTQGDMRAEVAASWPQGAEWPRRPSVVSRDRRVRRLAALAVFAAGLLSLLSALSEPLRGRLDVLRELFPTAIPETASALVALGGVGLIVLARGIRRGQRRAWFVCQVLLLVVALLHVIKGVDVEESLIAVAAASFLWVYRSSFQAKTDVERVGSGLLRVLGAAVLTVLTGSWALELSTWFNKSMRGAHALSWSRALEASVERMGGVSNVRLPHRVDMFFSPTMATAAAGLAVAFVVVLFRPVVERRQAVRATVATAPAPSFDEASSSVMLVSTDDLTRARAVVARHGSGTLDYFALRPDKQFFFWGETVVAHAVYGGVCLVSPDPIGPVAERAEAWRAFRAYVDDRGWALGGLGAGEDWLPIYRSTGMHDLYVGDEGIVRVGGFSLDGGKFKGLRQAVNRIAKYGYTISFHDPSRIDPSLRESLEAVMTKSRRGDVERGFSMTLGRVFDPADHGLLLAVVHGPAGAVEPSGNGSAVNCAAPNVSAVANAGTQGAPVAFCQFVPAPGIGGYSLDLMRRDNGEHPNGLIDFAVVETIRELERRGNEGLGLNFATMRAVLAGENGEGVSQKVQAWVLRRMGDSMQIESLWRFNAKFDPDWQPRYAIYDAPENMLAVAIAVARAESFWELPVIGRFLVPPAPVG
- a CDS encoding SAM-dependent methyltransferase yields the protein MAARVPAAYELVEGARRLGPLPYSALGPTAEPPMPPPVDLAAWTATALDEIWDGEGSPDPFTYVDVGAGDGTRARELLRLGPECLSALRVVLVEEDSSLRERQAENLSIEAPALTLGPVTPSDDPDEGSRPLPGVGPLVTSLTDLPVLATASVAVVIGFGWLSRQPADRYMWQDGTWWEVRLGALGDDGDVLTEMSLPLDEARAATMDAVVSGHVDQARYASPVGAVAWLKSALATAETGWLLAVDRWTAKTEPIHGQARAIALDQLAAVRRPASGPVPAAESLEVVRWRLG
- a CDS encoding ABC transporter substrate-binding protein, producing the protein MSRFQIRRGRWAAGALALVLLAGACGSSSKSSSSTGTTAPPVTPGTTNPTSSGPSPGITGNTITIGQIATVTGPVPGLFQGAFNGLDAWAAYVNSTGGIGGRTVKVVQKDDGLDCNSYTNDLNSLSNQVFSVVGTFTIEDTCGKTLLTSNPTFPDIQGYLLDPHLISLPNAFTPTPQPPGYFTTGAIWLKQKFPSAIGHSADLYSTLAKLSYEEISDTYKSEGFKYVYTRGTGPLETNFTSDILRMKSLGVRVVTLEAQQIGSIAAFIQQADQQGFHPDAIVAAQAYDAALFKTIGSADASNLYMPLGYPLYLGQDRSTNPALATFLDWLNRTHPGATPDLYTVEAWAAGQLFAQAMKSLGANPSRSDLINAVQQVHNFTADGLLPPTDPGRKLSNVCIVVAGVKGHQFVRLNPADKGYECNGTYNNIPLSQLGG
- a CDS encoding M48 family metalloprotease; this encodes MSRNTLKTTFLLTFLAALFVGIGALLGGRGGLIIGLVIALLFTGGSYWFSDSIAIRAARAVPVSEEQMPDYYAVVRDLTTRAGLPMPRLYVTPDAQPNAFATGRNPAHSAVAVTQGILQICTWDELRGVLAHEISHVGNRDILISSVAATIAMAITLLSRIAAWGGLFFGGGRDGDGENILELLALLILAPLAATMLNLALSRSREFEADRSGARLIGDGDPLARALSKLEAASKQIPMPQVRREMAPLYIVSPLAGMNISFKNLFSDHPPTDERIRRLRSREWAR
- a CDS encoding HAD family acid phosphatase is translated as MAGTFDNWRWREERIDGGRAVVFDLDGVLSDAASRQHYLERPARDWDAFFEACGDDPLIEEIARLLELLDSSLAIVLLTGRPVRVQRQTMAWLSRYKLRWDLLVMRDFGDYRAAREFKRRSVHELREAGFELVLSFEDDRRNVAMFRDEGVPSVYIHSGYYD
- a CDS encoding AMP-binding protein translates to MDLLPPLTRTTSSGAAPALTVAGRSLRMEELAGAAGAVARRISGMPIVAIEAVPTVETVVAVVGALAAGVPVVPLPPDAGPLERRHILDDSSADLLPLEVDVTERADLPGTSLPPDRLAMVVYTSGTTGMPKGVMLSAGAIGKCLDSLAEAWEWTEDDVLVHGLPLFHVHGLILGVLGPLRMGSPLVHTGRPTPDAYAKAGGSMYFGVPTVWSRVAADRAAARALRRARLLVSGSAGLPVPVFDRLASLTGQGPIERYGMTETLITVSGRASGERRPGWVGTPLAGVRTRLVDEEGCEVEFDGDRVGLLEVSTPTVMSGYRNLRAETEMITTPDGWIRTGDAACVDPEGWHRIVGRASTDLIKSGGYRIGAGEVEAALLAHGSVAEVAVIGEPDDDLGQVVVAYVVAEGVGESDLIAFVAENLSVHKRPRRVVFVESLPRNAMGKVQKAKLARA